In Methanococcus voltae PS, the genomic stretch ACAGGTTCACATAAAACCTTATTCTCATTTCTATAAATTACGTAATTACTATTTACGTTTCTTAAGCCCATTACATCATCAATAAAGTCTGAAAGTGGCATATCGTTTATTCTCTTTTCAGTTACGAACTGCAATTCTAATGGGACTAAAGCATTATTCTCTATTTTAAATTTAAAGTCTTTTCTATCTAACTCAACATTTTCTTCAAATTTCTTAATTTTCTTTTGAATATCGCTAATTTCATAATATCCTTCGAGTAATGTGCCTAAAATTGCTACATCTTCTTTCATTCCGAAAGATGTTATTTTTTCACCGTTATGTACCAAAAATTGTTTGAAATCTTTGTCCTTTCCAAAAGTGTGTACATAATTTTCGATTATTTCCCAGAATTGTTTATCTGATGCGCCTTCATCTCCGTAACCGTATCTATCAATTGCTTTTCTAATTCTAAGCGGTGCATAATTATAGGCCATATATCTAAGTCTACCGAGTGCCATTTTCGGATTAATAGTTATTGTAGCCGAATTTCTGATACTACCCTCTAATTTATGGGCTTCATCTACAATTACTATATTTGTCCTCTTCTTTTTGTCGATTTCCTCTTTTAAATAGTAATATATACTGTTATTCATAATTACGATATCTGCATCTAAACAATCTATTTTTACTTTTTGGTACTCACAAGCACATATTGGACAATAATACCTAACATAATCGTCACTTAACCGTAATTCTTCTTTTTTTGTCCCACACTCGCAAATTGGCTTTCGATTTGGTCTGTATCTACAGTGTCTATTTAATTGGCAGTATAAACGATTTGCTTTGTCTCCTTTTGATTTACAGAAGAAATTTCCCTTCCCCATCATAAATGATACTTTTAAATTGTGCTTTAATGAATTTAAATCTTCCAATATACGCTCTTGCTGGTCTATTGTTTCGGTGAGTATTATAATCCTATTACCTCGTTCTGCGAAATATAGAGAAGGTATAAGGTAAGATAAGGTTTTTCCCACTCCAGTAGGTGCTTCAACTACTAAATTTTTATGAATTTTTAAATTAGATGTTTTATTATTGCCATTACTCCCATCTTCATTGTTTTTGGAATTTTTTGACTTTAAAGCGTTATCTAATTCATTTTTCCTATTATTTACGATGCAATTATATATATTTTCCATAAAAGTTATTTGCTGTGGTCTCATACTATTGTATGGGAATTTGTTATTAATATATTCCTTAAATTCATAAAAATCATAATTTTTAGATGATTTGTAAGATTTAGAGTCGTAATCATTGGAATCTTTTGTATATGTATCTAAATTATTATTTTTATTGTTATAATTCATTAAATCACCGATAATTAAAATATTAAAAGTTGAAATAAAATATGGATTAAATAAATATTGAATATATCGTATAAAAATTTGTCTAATTATTTTAAACTATACTCTAAAAAGGTTTATATATAAACTAAAAATAAAAAATAAGATAAAAAAATAAAGATATTTTATTCATAGAATTTGATAGTACTATGATATTCGTACGGGTTTGCTTGTACATATAACCTTCCAGTACCAAAGTTCGAAATATGAAGATATCCAGAGCCCGTGGTCGATGTTGCTACAAACCTATCATCCATATATCTACTAGATACTGGCCAAAGGTCCACGGATACCACATAAAACAATGTAGGGATAGGTTCTGCGGTAAATTCTACGATATTTGGCAATATTGTATCGATATCATTGGAAACCAC encodes the following:
- a CDS encoding ATP-dependent DNA helicase — protein: MRPQQITFMENIYNCIVNNRKNELDNALKSKNSKNNEDGSNGNNKTSNLKIHKNLVVEAPTGVGKTLSYLIPSLYFAERGNRIIILTETIDQQERILEDLNSLKHNLKVSFMMGKGNFFCKSKGDKANRLYCQLNRHCRYRPNRKPICECGTKKEELRLSDDYVRYYCPICACEYQKVKIDCLDADIVIMNNSIYYYLKEEIDKKKRTNIVIVDEAHKLEGSIRNSATITINPKMALGRLRYMAYNYAPLRIRKAIDRYGYGDEGASDKQFWEIIENYVHTFGKDKDFKQFLVHNGEKITSFGMKEDVAILGTLLEGYYEISDIQKKIKKFEENVELDRKDFKFKIENNALVPLELQFVTEKRINDMPLSDFIDDVMGLRNVNSNYVIYRNENKVLCEPVLVSSILKNLYDGASVIHCSATLGDLNIHAMKTGMDKTTNLVLDSPFSKERRKIIALSDGVDMKFKSRDDNITNRKNSNENLYKLVKACDGNTLILFKSFGDLNSAYNYFLMKGYKNNIHCYQQGMDGKEAKKLKSDFEKYGGLLLATGRFAEGVDIPGEALTAVIIDSLPFPVPTPLLNKEQSLIENKLRRRVPNAHWRAFLMTSFHIMSRTVVQMIGRLIRTEDDYGVVIIQDRRFSEWVGKEMVSRKYLKNGFMTLTKKDAIEFIPEFMNKYR